A region from the Dendropsophus ebraccatus isolate aDenEbr1 chromosome 1, aDenEbr1.pat, whole genome shotgun sequence genome encodes:
- the LOC138770408 gene encoding vitelline membrane outer layer protein 1 homolog, with protein sequence MSPYCGSRLFFFYQRSYVEWPIKGDDTALNGIMLYCAAPGSTYEGNYITSTYGSWGDAWVGRLWCPVGNLVSFSLKVEEPQGGGDDTAANSIKMRCSDGAELEAIGGPWGKYGDWSASCSYGICGIQTKVEEPQGGEDDTALNDVVFECCSS encoded by the exons ATGTCGCCATATTGTGGGagccgccttttttttttttaccaacggagctat GTGGAATGGCCCATTAAAGGAGATGACACGGCCCTGAATGGGATTATGCTATACTGCGCCGCCCCTGGGAGCACATATGAGGGGAACTACATTACATCTACATACGGAAG TTGGGGGGATGCCTGGGTTGGCCGTTTATGGTGCCCGGTGGGAAATCTCGTAAGTTTCTCCTTGAAAGTGGAGGAACCACAGGGTGGAGGAGACGACACAGCGGCCAACAGCATCAAGATGAGATGTTCAGATGGTGCCGAACTGGAGGCGATTGGTGGTCCCTGGGGAAAGTACGGGGATTGGAGTGCATCATGCTCATATGGTATCTGTGGTATCCAAACCAAGGTGGAAGAACCGCAAGGTGGTGAAGACGACACCGCGCTCAATGACGTCGTATTTGAATGTTGTTCATCATAA